A genomic segment from Geminocystis sp. M7585_C2015_104 encodes:
- a CDS encoding 50S ribosomal protein L28: MSRVCQLTGKRANNAYAVSHSHRRTKKLQHVNLQYKRIWWPEGNCFVKLRLSTKALKTLDKKGLAAMAKEAGIDLSKHVCK; the protein is encoded by the coding sequence ATGAGTCGCGTATGCCAGTTGACGGGCAAAAGAGCTAACAACGCCTACGCCGTTTCCCACTCCCACCGCCGCACCAAAAAACTACAACATGTTAACCTGCAATACAAACGGATTTGGTGGCCAGAGGGCAACTGTTTTGTGAAACTACGTCTTTCAACCAAAGCCCTCAAAACCCTCGACAAAAAAGGACTAGCCGCCATGGCAAAAGAGGCAGGCATCGACTTAAGTAAGCACGTCTGCAAATAA
- a CDS encoding serine/threonine protein phosphatase: MGRRIVFGDVHGHYRAVCALLDKISPSHSDTLYFLGDLIDRGPEVARVVEFVKENNHYCILGNHEIMLLDSLGGKTINPIAFQTWLRNGGNATVASYGQKVPPPEHIEWFKTLPLYIDLGDFWLVHAGVHPNLPISKQSQAQFCWIRQEFHCIEKPYFPDKTIIVGHTITFTFNGLKPGDIAQGEGWLGIDTGVYHVPLGRLTALDLDNSLVYQVDGNGHNFRCLPLSEVTHKINRRHLFSRSLTKLLL, encoded by the coding sequence AATCAGCCCCTCCCATAGTGACACCCTCTATTTCCTTGGAGATTTGATCGACCGGGGGCCTGAAGTAGCCAGGGTGGTGGAATTTGTGAAGGAAAATAACCATTATTGTATCCTCGGCAACCACGAGATAATGTTACTAGACTCCCTAGGAGGCAAAACCATAAATCCCATAGCCTTCCAAACATGGTTGCGCAACGGCGGAAATGCCACAGTGGCCAGTTACGGTCAAAAAGTACCACCCCCCGAACACATTGAATGGTTTAAAACCCTCCCCCTGTATATAGACTTGGGGGATTTTTGGTTAGTCCATGCCGGTGTTCACCCCAATTTGCCCATTAGCAAACAATCCCAGGCTCAATTTTGTTGGATTCGTCAGGAATTCCACTGTATCGAGAAACCCTACTTCCCCGACAAGACTATCATTGTAGGACATACCATCACCTTTACCTTTAATGGCCTAAAACCAGGGGATATCGCCCAGGGAGAGGGTTGGCTAGGTATTGACACTGGCGTATATCATGTCCCCCTTGGCAGACTCACTGCCCTGGATTTGGATAACTCTCTTGTATATCAGGTGGACGGTAATGGTCACAACTTCCGTTGTCTGCCACTTTCTGAGGTGACCCACAAGATTAACCGCCGCCATTTGTTTTCCCGCAGTCTCACCAAACTACTTTTGTAA